From Phragmites australis chromosome 5, lpPhrAust1.1, whole genome shotgun sequence, a single genomic window includes:
- the LOC133919987 gene encoding cytochrome c oxidase copper chaperone 1-like, translated as MGSTEIPVPVPSPESSAVNEGPAAAAPAADSKPKKKICCACPDTKRLRDECIVEHGESACTKWIEAHKRCLRAEGFKV; from the coding sequence ATGGGTAGCACAGAAATCCCAGTGCCTGTGCCATCACCTGAAAGCTCAGCCGTGAATGAAGGGCCAGCTGCCGCAGCTCCTGCTGCTGACTCGAAGCCAAAAAAGAAGATATGCTGCGCGTGCCCTGATACCAAGAGGCTGAGAGATGAGTGCATCGTTGAACATGGGGAATCTGCTTGCACAAAATGGATCGAAGCTCACAAGCGATGCCTCCGTGCTGAGGGGTTTAAGGTCTGA